A window from Anoplolepis gracilipes chromosome 15, ASM4749672v1, whole genome shotgun sequence encodes these proteins:
- the LOC140674082 gene encoding uncharacterized protein: MADEDQQSQRPAPKHKILSHLPIAIKVLEVIVAIFAIGLAVDPMNSFQRIFNRPRFKLDDAATIYVTVAGYILINSLFVLSHMLGDRVPKRTLLMFASVGAFMHVVAGSLMVHNWRNLNGPYYYVYNNEVHPSKQYMDMLISSAVFTFVNAVVFLAETIAIIRYS, encoded by the exons ATGGCGGACGAAGATCAACAAAGTCAACGGCCGGCACCCAAACACAAGATCCTGAGTCACCTGCCAATAGCCATCAAAGTGCTCGAAGTG ATAGTGGCCATTTTTGCGATCGGTCTAGCGGTCGATCCGATGAACTCGTTCCAGCGAATCTTCAACCGGCCGCGATTCAAGCTGGACGACGCCGCCACTATTTACGTTACGGTCGCCGGCTATATTCTCATCAACTCGCTCTTCGTCCTCAGCCATATGCTCGGAGATCGCGTGCCAAAAAGAACG TTGCTTATGTTCGCGTCCGTGGGCGCGTTTATGCACGTGGTAGCCGGAAGCCTCATGGTCCACAATTGGCGTAATCTGAACGGTCCTTATTATTACGTGTACAACAATGAGGTCCATCCTAGCAAGCAGTACATGGACATGCTTATATCTTCAGCCGTATTTACGTTCGTAAACGCGGTAGTATTTCTCGCGGAAACTATCGCCATAATAAGATATTCGTGA
- the LOC140674140 gene encoding uncharacterized protein, whose protein sequence is MAESKKMEQSKMAKLRLHLSQHKTNRCVSILIKPLRIFQFFAVLLLFAFMIYMIAMDPTPISTLACILLIVLSGVYVFVLAVELISHFAGNAVHIIPMCVFSLIGLIFFGVAGILLILYDYTQLVVQVTVIIFCLLTALFFLLDVTMVFVFWKRKCAMCKQGCYYEGAEYLPREEPRPRDAKVSARRKKMKRDITTSLSDVRIPVELKSVVPDHCFRKIEYPRRREYVDSPTCVPSLCTLSIAQIQTDPCKTSVVESQTPSTVVKETPMQTFTKCDFCHQLLQTAVSPDSQDAAGWSYPAIVQFIRGGVNMPCCPGCKCITGTAPQTQQQQRPQQRSRPSPSKYTESPVQAAPKPETSKRLTSEATQQVTSKFDIRNCVKLLTVQDQKPDFFFFFFFFIVTKASKSGTVDGTTKLTTGIAQTVTRLTLASFYVKPDKKTQASPDNPVNSAKRKDITEAKKDGTSQESKSIITMITKGEEPVVKELIESVDRKKRSKSSDKERKEEPAKEVECPGKIERSKGGGEEEHQITAYHQFMRASEEESMFSLQGSQRHTVGTQMNLENYFRFRSATLISPFASGRSKSRTFLHLKSNKVDVIRDADASDSENPVAETVASRTFVSSAVQKDERAESPNPIEHRMNDVCSHCKRQSFTSNCCNVFKDKRGRYFCEFCVPTDSKKITSRLDVTDLKKLRCANCRLSLRAQGVKTVSTEMPISQRSSAKMKDDRKNKLSLFTEY, encoded by the exons atggCAGAGAGTAAAAAAATGGAACAGAGCAAAATGGCTAAGCTAAGGCTGCATTTGTCGCAGCACAAGACAAATAGATGTGTATCAATCCTGATTAAGCCGCTAAGGATATTTCAATTC TTCGCGGTGTTACTGCTCTTCGCGTTCATGATCTACATGATCGCTATGGATCCCACGCCGATAAGCACTCTGGCCTGCATTCTCTTGATCGTCTTATCGGGTGTCTACGTCTTCGTCTTGGCTGTCGAATTGATCAGCCACTTTGCCGGCAACGCCGTGCACATTATTCCG ATGTGCGTGTTCTCCTTAATCGGCCTCATATTTTTCGGCGTTGCTgggattttattaattctttacgACTATACGCAACTCGTCGTGCAAGtaacagtaataatattttgcctaTTGACAGCGCTATTTTTCTTGCTCGACGTCACGATGGTATTTGT ATTTTGGAAGAGAAAATGTGCTATGTGTAAACAAGGTTGCTATTATGAAGGAGCAGAATATTTGCCACGTGAAGAACCACGCCCACGTGATGCCAAAGTGAGTGCCcgcagaaaaaa AATGAAGCGCGACATAACGACCAGTCTGAGTGACGTCAGAATACCCGTCGAATTAAAGAGCGTCGTGCCCGATCACTGTTTCCGTAAAATCGAATACCCTCGACGACGAGAGTACGTCGACTCTCCTACCTGTGTCCCATCGTTATGTACTCTCAGTATCGCCCAAATTCAAACAGACCCGTGCAAGACGTCCGTTGTGGAAAGTCAA ACCCCGTCCACGGTCGTGAAGGAAACGCCGATGCAGACGTTCACCAAATGCGATTTTTGTCATCAATTGTTGCAAACCGCCGTGTCACCCGACAGCCAAGACGCTGCTGGATGGTCTTATCCCGCCATCGTGCAATTCATCCGCGGAGGGGTCAACATGCCGTGCTGTCCCGG aTGCAAATGCATAACGGGAACTGCACCGCAGACGCAACAGCAGCAGCGACCGCAGCAACGATCTCGACCGTCACCATCAAAATATACGGAATCGCCGGTTCAAGCGGCTCCGAAGCCAGAGACTTCCAAAAGATTGACGAGTGAGGCGACACAGCAGGTTACGAGTAAATTTGATATACGAAACTGTGTCAAACTCTTAACTGTTCAGGATCAGAAacccgattttttttttttttttttttttttc attgtcACCAAAGCTTCGAAAAGTGGAACCGTCGATGGCACGACGAAATTAACGACGGGTATCGCTCAAACCGTCACCAGACTCACCCTCGCCTCCTTTTACGTGAAACCAGACAAGAAGACGCAGGCATCACCGGATAACCCAGTAAATTCCGc CAAGCGAAAAGACATAACGGAGGCAAAGAAAGACGGGACCAGCCAGGAATCGAAAAGTATAATTACGATGATCACCAAAGGTGAGGAACCCGTAGTCAAAGAGCTGATCGAGTCGGTTGACAGGAAGAAAAGAAGTAAAAGCTCGGACAAGGAAAGGAAAGAGGAACCGGCCAAAGAAGTTGAATGTCCTGGCAAAATTGAAAGAAGTAAAGGCGGAGGGGAAGAGGAGCACCAGATTACGGCTTATCATCAGTTTATGCGCGCGTCAGAAGAAGAAAGCATGTTCAGCCTGCAGGGATCGCAGAGACACACCGTAGGCACGCAAATG AATCTGGAAAACTATTTTCGTTTTAGAAGCGCGACGTTAATCTCGCCGTTCGCCAGTGGTAGATCGAAGTCCAGAACGTTCTTGCATTTGAAATCGAACAAGGTGGACGTAATCAGAGACGC agatGCATCCGACTCGGAGAATCCCGTTGCGGAAACGGTAGCGTCGAGGACATTTGTTAGCTCAGCTGTtcagaaa GACGAACGTGCTGAATCACCGAATCCAATCGAGCATCGGATGAACGATGTTTGTTCGCACTGCAAGCGACAG AGTTTTACGTCAAATTGCTGCAACGTCTTTAAAGACAAAAGGGGAAGATACTTCTGCGAGTTTTGCGTCCCGACAGAcagtaaaaaa ATAACGAGTAGGCTCGACGTCACGGATTTGAAGAAGCTACGATGTGCCAATTGTCGATTGTCTCTTCGCGCGCAAGGTGTTAAAACAGTAAGTACTGAGATGCCGATCAGTCAAAGATCGTCGGCGAAAATGAAAGATGATCgcaaaaataaactttctttATTCACAGAATATTAA
- the LOC140674080 gene encoding uncharacterized protein isoform X2 encodes MENNKPRGSRRGNNRRKNGGGNKENKREIERMKKSRSEESVLWSHHLVPDDNESKIDITEQQTSLDLENFEEDENNPKTSFMCPTLRRQLQTHRNVLRLLHEHKLVSTQINGQRILSIQPVRWTGPTPGIDCEIFVGRIPKTIYEDTLYPLFKTIGEIFQIRLMVDMAELTRGYCFIMYTNPDYAARAIVQLDQYEILPGKKIRVLASVNKCKLYIGPLPWYIASEEVVRVIYASAWDIEYVSIYRFTNNEAAYAIVSFKSHRNAALARRKLRPEKLFKCNEVHVEWARVDWNPSNVYEDRGTVDDKGDVHIIRKYLQPKKTATSNLMQNELNHCQKKLPPISPPSSLGTSDNNRDNPVKSVYNSYSTYVSMLNMSLDALSPCDKKTETLTDINDNVQLLDVVKEQQTRNQKSDNDAADSFRNFDMWNSNLVSQLPGSPANSGSSKESQNMMICESADDYPSSKAIPSLGRSTTDKRQLGNVSNYHYSPCTSSRSFGKTIDQNQLIVTDPAVRYQVVHNPYPQNGASCYVLLQPQSYMCPKDAIVTSPQASVVNSTSDEQARLSLFAGCDRRAFWLNGNQIAMDKDFIVGDGGEFRRERAPAKLEVDTASGNYVQNYSPNMLNFTPIYMSSTNGGMTPCFVSLNAVNNKDEKQRPRAILKQTMTSQAPWL; translated from the exons ATGGAGAATAATAAGCCAAGGGGCAGCCGACGAGGGAATAATCGAAGAAAAAACGGCGGCGGTAACAAAGAGAACAAACGCGAGATTGAGAGGATGAAAAAATCGAGGAGCGAGGAATCCGTCTTGTGGTCGCATCATCTCGTGCCCGATGATAACGAAAGCAAGATTGATATCACGGAACAACAAACGTCCCTGGATCTGGAAAATTTCGAGG aaGACGAGAATAATCCAAAGACCTCGTTCATGTGCCCCACGTTACGCCGGCAATTGCAGACGCACAGAAACGTTCTTCGGCTTCTGCACGAGCACAAATTGGTCTCCACGCAAATCAACGGCCAGAGGATCCTCAGCATCCAGCCGGTCCGATGGACCGGCCCGACGCCCGGTATCGATTGCGAGATCTTCGTCGGCCGTATCCCGAAGACGATCTACGAGGACACCCTGTATCCGCTGTTCAAGACGATCGGCGAGATCTTCCAGATACGGCTGATGGTGGACATGGCCGAGTTGACGAGGGGCTACTGCTTCATCATGTACACGAACCCGGATTACGCGGCACGCGCCATCGTCCAGTTAGATCAGTACGAGATCTTGCCCGGGAAGAAGATACGAGTCCTGGCGAGCGTGAACAAGTGCAAGCTCTACATCGGCCCGTTGCCGTGGTACATCGCGTCCGAGGAGGTTGTCAgg GTGATCTACGCATCAGCATGGGATATCGAGTACGTATCCATCTATCGATTTACGAATAACGAAGCGGCCTATGCTATAGTTTCTTTTAAATCACATCGCAACGCAGCCTTGGCCAGACGAAAATTGAGACCCGAAAAACTCTTTAAGTGTAACGAAGTACACGTGGAATGGGCGCGTGTCGATTGGAATCCTTCTAACGTG TATGAAGATCGTGGCACGGTAGACGATAAGGGCGACGTGCACATTATTCGAAAGTATCTGCAACCTAAGAAGACGGCTACGTCGAATCTAATGCAAAACGAGCTTAATCATTGTCAGAAAAAACTTCCGCCAATCAGCCCGCCGTCATCACTCGGTACGAGCGACAACAATCGTGACAATCCCGTCAAATCTGTTTACAACAGCTACAGCACTTACGTCAGTATGCTAAACATGTCGCTGGACGCTCTCTCGCCGTGCGACAAAAAGACGGAGACGCTGACGGATATCAACGACAACGTGCAGCTGCTGGACGTCGTCAAAGAGCAGCAGACGCGAAATCAGAAGAGCGATAACGACGCGGCGGACAGCTTCCGCAACTTCGACATGTGGAACTCGAATCTGGTCTCCCAGTTGCCCGGCTCACCCGCCAACTCCGGCAGCTCGAAGGAATCGCAAAACATGATGATATGCGAATCTGCGGACGATTATCCGTCGTCGAAGGCGATACCGTCTCTCGGTAGAAGTACTACTGACAAGCGACAATTGGGCAACGTCTCGAATTATCACTATTCTCCCTGCACGAGCTCTCGCTCTTTCGGCAAGACAATCGACCAGAATCAGCTGATTGTCACCGATCCCGCCGTTCGGTATCAGGTTGTGCATAATCCCTACCCTCAGAATGGCGCGTCGTGTTACGTTTTGCTACAGCCTCAGAGTTACATGTGTCCAAAGGATGCGATCGTAACTTCTCCGCAAGCTTCAGTCGTTAACAGCACTTCGGACGAGCAGGCGCGTCTATCTTTGTTCGCAGGCTGCGATCGTCGAGCTTTCTGGCTTAACGGCAACCAGATCGCGATGGATAAAGATTTCATCGTCGGCGACGGCGGCGAATTCCGGCGCGAGAGAGCTCCAGCGAAGCTGGAAGTTGACACCGCGTCCGGAAATTACGTTCAGAATTACTCGCCGAACATGTTGAATTTCACGCCGATCTACATGTCGTCGACGAACGGCGGGATGACACCGTGCTTCGTCTCGTTGAACGCGGTAAACAACAAAGACGAGAAGCAACGTCCGAGAGCGATCCTGAAGCAGACGATGACCAGCCAAGCTCCCTGGCTGTGA
- the LOC140674080 gene encoding uncharacterized protein isoform X1 has translation MENNKPRGSRRGNNRRKNGGGNKENKREIERMKKSRSEESVLWSHHLVPDDNESKIDITEQQTSLDLENFEEDENNPKTSFMCPTLRRQLQTHRNVLRLLHEHKLVSTQINGQRILSIQPVRWTGPTPGIDCEIFVGRIPKTIYEDTLYPLFKTIGEIFQIRLMVDMAELTRGYCFIMYTNPDYAARAIVQLDQYEILPGKKIRVLASVNKCKLYIGPLPWYIASEEVVRVIYASAWDIEYVSIYRFTNNEAAYAIVSFKSHRNAALARRKLRPEKLFKCNEVHVEWARVDWNPSNVQYEDRGTVDDKGDVHIIRKYLQPKKTATSNLMQNELNHCQKKLPPISPPSSLGTSDNNRDNPVKSVYNSYSTYVSMLNMSLDALSPCDKKTETLTDINDNVQLLDVVKEQQTRNQKSDNDAADSFRNFDMWNSNLVSQLPGSPANSGSSKESQNMMICESADDYPSSKAIPSLGRSTTDKRQLGNVSNYHYSPCTSSRSFGKTIDQNQLIVTDPAVRYQVVHNPYPQNGASCYVLLQPQSYMCPKDAIVTSPQASVVNSTSDEQARLSLFAGCDRRAFWLNGNQIAMDKDFIVGDGGEFRRERAPAKLEVDTASGNYVQNYSPNMLNFTPIYMSSTNGGMTPCFVSLNAVNNKDEKQRPRAILKQTMTSQAPWL, from the exons ATGGAGAATAATAAGCCAAGGGGCAGCCGACGAGGGAATAATCGAAGAAAAAACGGCGGCGGTAACAAAGAGAACAAACGCGAGATTGAGAGGATGAAAAAATCGAGGAGCGAGGAATCCGTCTTGTGGTCGCATCATCTCGTGCCCGATGATAACGAAAGCAAGATTGATATCACGGAACAACAAACGTCCCTGGATCTGGAAAATTTCGAGG aaGACGAGAATAATCCAAAGACCTCGTTCATGTGCCCCACGTTACGCCGGCAATTGCAGACGCACAGAAACGTTCTTCGGCTTCTGCACGAGCACAAATTGGTCTCCACGCAAATCAACGGCCAGAGGATCCTCAGCATCCAGCCGGTCCGATGGACCGGCCCGACGCCCGGTATCGATTGCGAGATCTTCGTCGGCCGTATCCCGAAGACGATCTACGAGGACACCCTGTATCCGCTGTTCAAGACGATCGGCGAGATCTTCCAGATACGGCTGATGGTGGACATGGCCGAGTTGACGAGGGGCTACTGCTTCATCATGTACACGAACCCGGATTACGCGGCACGCGCCATCGTCCAGTTAGATCAGTACGAGATCTTGCCCGGGAAGAAGATACGAGTCCTGGCGAGCGTGAACAAGTGCAAGCTCTACATCGGCCCGTTGCCGTGGTACATCGCGTCCGAGGAGGTTGTCAgg GTGATCTACGCATCAGCATGGGATATCGAGTACGTATCCATCTATCGATTTACGAATAACGAAGCGGCCTATGCTATAGTTTCTTTTAAATCACATCGCAACGCAGCCTTGGCCAGACGAAAATTGAGACCCGAAAAACTCTTTAAGTGTAACGAAGTACACGTGGAATGGGCGCGTGTCGATTGGAATCCTTCTAACGTG CAGTATGAAGATCGTGGCACGGTAGACGATAAGGGCGACGTGCACATTATTCGAAAGTATCTGCAACCTAAGAAGACGGCTACGTCGAATCTAATGCAAAACGAGCTTAATCATTGTCAGAAAAAACTTCCGCCAATCAGCCCGCCGTCATCACTCGGTACGAGCGACAACAATCGTGACAATCCCGTCAAATCTGTTTACAACAGCTACAGCACTTACGTCAGTATGCTAAACATGTCGCTGGACGCTCTCTCGCCGTGCGACAAAAAGACGGAGACGCTGACGGATATCAACGACAACGTGCAGCTGCTGGACGTCGTCAAAGAGCAGCAGACGCGAAATCAGAAGAGCGATAACGACGCGGCGGACAGCTTCCGCAACTTCGACATGTGGAACTCGAATCTGGTCTCCCAGTTGCCCGGCTCACCCGCCAACTCCGGCAGCTCGAAGGAATCGCAAAACATGATGATATGCGAATCTGCGGACGATTATCCGTCGTCGAAGGCGATACCGTCTCTCGGTAGAAGTACTACTGACAAGCGACAATTGGGCAACGTCTCGAATTATCACTATTCTCCCTGCACGAGCTCTCGCTCTTTCGGCAAGACAATCGACCAGAATCAGCTGATTGTCACCGATCCCGCCGTTCGGTATCAGGTTGTGCATAATCCCTACCCTCAGAATGGCGCGTCGTGTTACGTTTTGCTACAGCCTCAGAGTTACATGTGTCCAAAGGATGCGATCGTAACTTCTCCGCAAGCTTCAGTCGTTAACAGCACTTCGGACGAGCAGGCGCGTCTATCTTTGTTCGCAGGCTGCGATCGTCGAGCTTTCTGGCTTAACGGCAACCAGATCGCGATGGATAAAGATTTCATCGTCGGCGACGGCGGCGAATTCCGGCGCGAGAGAGCTCCAGCGAAGCTGGAAGTTGACACCGCGTCCGGAAATTACGTTCAGAATTACTCGCCGAACATGTTGAATTTCACGCCGATCTACATGTCGTCGACGAACGGCGGGATGACACCGTGCTTCGTCTCGTTGAACGCGGTAAACAACAAAGACGAGAAGCAACGTCCGAGAGCGATCCTGAAGCAGACGATGACCAGCCAAGCTCCCTGGCTGTGA